Proteins found in one Fusarium keratoplasticum isolate Fu6.1 chromosome 12, whole genome shotgun sequence genomic segment:
- a CDS encoding TLC domain-containing protein — MSAKIHPSYYYPRRKGASAKRWFVENQIGLCLCVTVPVLLAQTVAFTRPYTTKFLSLSYYDEKTGDYGLGFDDVYIVLFLVAVFTGLRAATMQYALVPLAKRCNLKGSKVTRFSEQSWMIIYYTISWNIGMYIYATSPYWLNLREMWTGWPNRETTVFMKSYMIAQLAFWLQQIIVINIEKPRKDHWQMFSHHIVTIGLVYCSYRYGLTRVGNVVLVLMDLNDLFFSVAKCLKYLKHQTLCDIMFGIFVVSWVLLRHVAFCLVIWSVYAHTTEMMTGCYRGMGENVTGPFDIPADGSRYWLVPLVSNSEIVCYDSKIMHAFLSGLLFLQGLMILWFIMIFKLVVRVLLGENAEDTRSDDEAENEQDYLEVEVGSENLCLPSRSSVTGLTRSDSRHRSRGVSTSLQSDGRKLLDRIGCEKKIEWEG; from the exons ATGTCGGCCAAGATTCACCCGAGCTACTACTACCCCAGACGCAAAGGCGCTTCTGCCAAGAGATGGTTTGTTGAGAACCAGATAG gcctctgcctctgcgTCACTGTCCCCGTGCTTCTCGCACAAACAGTTGCATTCACGCGTCCCTACACCACCAAGTTCCTGTCACTATCGTACTATGATGAGAAGACAGGGGACTATGGTCTGGGCTTTGACGATGTCTACATTGTGTTGTTTCTTGTCGCCGTCTTTACCGGTCTTCGTGCTGCAACCATGCAGTACGCCCTTGTTCCACTTGCGAAGAGATGCAACCTCAAGGGAAGCAAGGTTACCCGCTTCAGTGAGCAGTCTTGGATGATCATCTACTACACTATCTCTTGGAACATTGGCATG TACATCTATGCCACATCTCCTTACTGGCTCAACCTCAGAGAGATGTGGACGGGCTGGCCCAACAGAGAAACAACAGTCTTTATGAAGTCTTACATGATAGCCCAGCTTGCTTTTTGGCTACAGCaaatcatcgtcatcaacatTGAGAAGCCACGCAAGGATCACTGGCAGATGTTTTCTCACCATATCGTCACCATCGGCTTGGTCTATTGCTCCTACCGCTACGGTCTAACCAGAGTAGGCAATGTGGTACTTGTGTTGATGGACCTTAacgacctcttcttctcggtgGCCAAGTGCCTCAAGTACCTCAAGCACCAGACGTTATGCGACATCATGTTTGGCATTTTTGTGGTTAGCTGGGTTCTCCTTCGCCACGTTGCCTTCTGTCTGGTTATCTGGTCGGTCTATGCGCACACGACAGAGATGATGACGGGATGCTACAGGGGCATGGGAGAGAACGTCACTGGACCCTTTGACATACCGGCAGATGGATCTCGCTACTGGTTAGTGCCGCTGGTTTCAAACTCCGAAATTGTGTGCTACGACTCCAAGATCATGCACGCATTTCTTAGtggccttctcttcctccagggTCTTATGATTCTCTGGTTCATCATGATCTTCAAGCTCGTCGTACGTGTGCTTCTCGGTGAGAACGCAGAAGATACCCGCAGTGATGACGAAGCCGAGAACGAGCAAGACTACCTCGAGGTCGAAGTCGGTTCCGAGAACCTCTGTTTGCCGAGTCGATCATCCGTCACTGGACTTACCAGGTCCGATTCACGACACAGATCCCGAGGCGTGAGCACATCTCTTCAGAGCGATGGACGAAAACTCTTGGATCGGATAGGATgtgagaagaagattgaATGGGAGGGTTAA
- a CDS encoding Thioredoxin domain-containing protein encodes METFYYIILGLIALFIVGPALFADRSPIPETSGKVYKITNEAELNALLSSTARVVVDFYADWCPPCRAIAPIFSKLADDHASSGNLAFAKVNVDHVGNVAGKYSVSAMPTFVVFQNGVPKGVAVEGISASRSVSLSDDGLVERIRGADRAALQATVQALAAKE; translated from the exons ATGGAAACCTTTTACTACATAATCCTGGGCCTTATCGCTCTTTTTATCGTCGGACCG GCCCTGTTCGCGGACCGCTCCCCCATCCCTGAAACCTCGGGCAAGGTTTACAAGATCACCAATGAAGCCGAGCTGAATGCCCTCTTGTCCTCCACCGCCCGTGTGGTAGTCGACTTCTACGCTGACTGGTGTCCACCCTGTCGCGCCATCGCCCCCATTTTCTCCAAGCTTGCCGACGACCACGCCTCCAGCGGCAATCTCGCATttgccaaggtcaacgtGGACCATGTCGGCAACGTCGCGGGCAAGTATAGCGTCTCTGCTATGCCTACGTTTGTGGTCTTCCAGAATGGCGTGCCCAAGGGCGTCGCTGTTGAGGGCATCTCAGCTAGCCGGTCTGTGAGCCTCTCTGATGATGGTCTGGTTGAGAGGATTCGCGGCGCGGATCGGGCGGCTCTTCAGGCTACGGTTCAGGCTTTGGCTGCCAAAGAGTAA
- a CDS encoding Protein kinase domain-containing protein, which translates to MGPSFLSVTPSAEFLEPRSLRQDIITIPLGNRTKIVVRQGCYLVSCVIDSKVPNLDTKSISQLPFTRIPLDEYCPVADPAFESGCALGQGQCIKRPRIEDWIERADWPKWAELSLREIKVYEVLKQHPHPNIGRYFGCVTEEGRVIGLCIERGTSSLAEKLFGATMQRKMEYYKAVEAGVLHLHEMGLSHNELTPANIRMNGEVPFITNFAYCTRGAEVVRLQTGTLLSECKYFERDLKSLEDLKKYIFPLESGKPKYMRTERVPDDHESLKRKTPFASQR; encoded by the coding sequence ATGGGGCCTTCTTTTCTTAGCGTGACTCCCAGCGCGGAGTTTCTCGAGCCCCGGAGCCTTCGCCAGGatatcatcaccatcccGCTAGGTAACCGCACAAAGATCGTAGTACGACAGGGTTGCTACCTTGTTTCCTGTGTCATTGACAGCAAGGTACCAAATCTAGACACCAAATCCATCTCTCAACTCCCATTCACTCGCATTCCTCTGGACGAGTATTGTCCGGTGGCAGATCCAGCCTTTGAGAGTGGCTGCGCACTCGGACAAGGTCAGTGTATCAAGCGCCCTCGGATCGAAGATTGGATTGAGCGGGCTGACTGGCCCAAATGGGCGGAGCTGTCATTGCGAGAGATCAAGGTGTACGAGGTGCTGAAGCAGCATCCTCACCCCAACATCGGACGCTACTTTGGGTGTGTCACCGAGGAGGGGAGAGTGATTGGTCTCTGCATCGAAAGGGGCACATCTTCattggccgagaagctcttTGGCGCCACCATGCAACGAAAGATGGAATACTACAAAGCCGTAGAAGCAGGTGTGCTTCACCTTCACGAGATGGGATTATCTCACAACGAGCTGACCCCAGCCAACATCAGAATGAATGGTGAGGTCCccttcatcaccaacttTGCCTACTGCACACGTGGGGCAGAGGTGGTGCGTCTTCAAACAGGGACGCTTCTCAGCGAGTGCAAGTATTTTGAGAGAGATTTGAAGAGTCTTGAAGATTTGAAGAAGTACATCTTTCCTCTGGAATCAGGGAAGCCCAAGTACATGCGCACAGAGCGCGTTCCTGATGATCATGAATCACTGAAAAGAAAGACACCATTTGCTTCTCAAAGATGA
- a CDS encoding TLC domain-containing protein, whose amino-acid sequence MEERASVQILPAVTSVSQLDLSEARTTRHRKTSSIDSGRTLAHHKMSSRKRRRRHSSLSRRVKRFILRYTWAFPLAVICAFLFVYSLNPSESNPVHRFIFPSYPVGPETPGGPVKYAKGRDDFAFVFFYIIFFSFTREFVMQEVLRPLARHWGLASRGKQTRFMEQAYAIVYFIFMAPLGLYIMKGTPVWFFNTRGMYEDFPHKTLTGDLKFYYLFQGAYWAQQAIVLILGMEKPRKDANEMILHHIVTLSLIGLSYRFHFTHIGIAVYITHDISDLFLAGSKVLNYLKSPITVPFYATFMGVWIYMRHYINLRIIYSLFTEYKTVGPYELNWETEQYKCPLAQVITSTLLIALQSLNLVWLYYVLRVAYRITVYNEQRDARSDEEASDAEVEKTTEKTKAN is encoded by the exons ATGGAGGAAAGAGCCAGTGTCCAGATATTACCCGCCGTCACTTCGGTATCCCAACTTGACCTATCCGAAGCCCGCACCACTCGTCACCGGAAAACGTCGAGCATCGACAGCGGCCGAACTCTCGCTCACCACAAGATGTCTTCAAGGAAGCGACGGAGAAGACACTCTTCCTTGAGCCGTCGTGTCAAGCGCTTCATTCTCCGATACACCTGGGCCTTCCCCCTTGCCGTCATCTGCGCATTTCTCTTCGTTTACAGCCTCAACCCATCGGAAAGCAACCCGGTGCACAGGTTTATCTTTCCGAGCTATCCAGTAGGACCCGAGACTCCCGGTGGACCTGTAAAGTACGCCAAGGGGCGAGACGACTTTGCATTTGTCTTCTTTTACATCAtattcttctccttcacGAGGGAGTTCGTCATGCAAGAGGTCCTGCGGCCACTGGCACGTCACTGGGGCCTGGCCAGTCGTGGAAAGCAGACTCGCTTCATGGAACAAGCCTACGCCATCGTGtacttcatcttcatggcTCCCCTCGGCTTGTACATCATGAAGGGCACTCCAGTCTGGTTCTTCAACACGCGGGGCATGTACGAGGACTTCCCCCACAAGACTCTCACCGGGGACTTGAAGTTTTACTATCTGTTCCAAGGAGCATACTGGGCTCAACAAGCTATTGTGCTTATTCTTGGTATGGAGAAGCCTCGCAAGGATGCCAATGAGATGATACTTCATCACATTGTGACTCTATCGTTGATTGGGTTGAGCTACCGGTTTCACTTCACTCATATTGGTATCGCTGTGTATATCACCCATGACATTAGCgatctcttcctcgct GGATCCAAGGTTCTCAACTATCTCAAGTCACCCATCACCGTCCCCTTCTACGCCACTTTCATGGGCGTCTGGATCTACATGCGGCACTACATCAACCTCCGCATCATCTACTCTCTCTTTACGGAGTACAAAACAGTCGGCCCATACGAACTGAACTGGGAGACTGAGCAGTACAAGTGTCCACTTGCCCAGGTGATCACATCGACGCTGCTCATCGCCCTGCAATCGCTGAACCTTGTCTGGCTATACTATGTTTTACGGGTTGCTTACCGCATCACCGTCTACAATGAACAGCGTGATGCTCGctctgacgaggaggctTCGGATGCTGAGGTGGAGAAGACGACGGAAAAGACTAAGGCGAACTGA